One segment of Nostoc piscinale CENA21 DNA contains the following:
- a CDS encoding high light inducible protein, giving the protein METRSSSNLPPVATEYNGIDRNAFIFGWTPQAELWNGRLAAIGFVAYLLWDLAGYSVLRDVLHLIGY; this is encoded by the coding sequence ATGGAAACTCGCTCCTCCTCGAATTTACCACCAGTTGCTACAGAGTATAACGGCATAGACCGCAATGCGTTTATTTTTGGCTGGACTCCCCAAGCCGAACTATGGAATGGTCGCCTAGCAGCAATTGGTTTTGTGGCTTATTTACTGTGGGATTTAGCAGGTTACAGCGTCCTGCGCGATGTCTTACACCTAATAGGTTACTAA
- a CDS encoding plasmid stability protein — MKTSKIFCNNKQKKNGRSLEAEIKEILRIALTENQQPPTNIVTMLEKRFAHLGEFEIPESQREAIRPVPNFES; from the coding sequence ATGAAAACATCAAAAATATTCTGCAACAACAAGCAGAAAAAAAATGGTCGTTCTCTAGAAGCAGAAATCAAAGAAATTTTGCGTATTGCTTTAACAGAAAATCAACAACCCCCCACCAACATTGTCACCATGCTAGAAAAACGCTTTGCTCATTTGGGAGAATTTGAAATACCAGAAAGTCAGCGAGAAGCTATACGCCCCGTCCCTAATTTTGAATCATGA
- the purD gene encoding phosphoribosylamine--glycine ligase, producing MKVLVVGNGGREHALAWKLLQSPQVEQVVCVPGNGGTANLADCQNLPLAVDDFVGISQYALANNISLVVVGPEVPLAKGITDYLQAQGLMVFGPVRAGAQIEASKAWAKALMQEAGIPTAKAAVFTEAAAAKSYVQSQGAPIVVKADGLAAGKGVIVATTIEQAASAIDAIFQGQFGSAGEFVVIEECLFGQEVSVLALTDGLTIRPLLPAQDHKRVGEGDTGENTGGMGAYCPAPIATTELMARVQTDVLEKAIATLRSKGIDYRGVLYAGLMITPEGDFKVLEFNCRFGDPETQVILPLLATPLLDLILACVEQRLAAVPITWHSGAAATVVAASGGYPGDYQKGKVITGIDAAETAKVTVFHAGTKLNDQQQVVTDGGRVLNVTGTGENFQQAIAQAYTGLKSIQFEGIYYRRDIGHRVLSAE from the coding sequence GTGAAAGTTTTAGTTGTAGGTAACGGCGGGCGTGAACATGCTCTAGCATGGAAATTATTGCAATCCCCGCAAGTTGAGCAAGTCGTCTGTGTACCGGGAAATGGCGGTACAGCTAATCTGGCAGATTGTCAGAATTTGCCCTTGGCTGTGGATGATTTTGTGGGAATCAGCCAATACGCCTTAGCAAATAACATTTCTTTGGTAGTGGTGGGGCCAGAAGTTCCACTGGCGAAGGGAATTACAGACTACCTGCAAGCGCAAGGACTAATGGTATTTGGCCCTGTTAGAGCGGGGGCGCAAATTGAAGCCAGTAAAGCTTGGGCAAAAGCACTAATGCAAGAAGCTGGGATTCCTACAGCTAAAGCTGCGGTATTTACGGAAGCGGCGGCGGCGAAATCTTATGTGCAGTCACAAGGTGCGCCGATAGTTGTGAAAGCTGATGGCTTGGCGGCAGGGAAAGGTGTAATAGTTGCTACCACAATAGAACAAGCTGCAAGTGCCATTGATGCGATTTTTCAAGGGCAGTTTGGCAGTGCGGGTGAGTTTGTGGTTATTGAAGAATGTTTATTTGGGCAAGAAGTATCGGTGTTGGCTTTGACTGATGGGTTAACCATTCGCCCCCTACTGCCAGCACAAGACCATAAGCGAGTCGGGGAAGGTGATACAGGCGAAAATACTGGCGGGATGGGCGCATACTGTCCAGCGCCTATTGCTACAACAGAGTTAATGGCCAGGGTGCAAACAGATGTGTTAGAAAAAGCGATCGCCACTCTCCGCAGCAAAGGTATAGACTACAGGGGTGTACTGTACGCCGGTTTGATGATTACCCCAGAAGGCGACTTTAAGGTGTTGGAATTTAACTGCCGCTTTGGCGATCCCGAAACTCAGGTAATTTTGCCGTTATTAGCCACACCCTTATTAGATTTAATTCTGGCTTGTGTCGAACAGCGTTTAGCCGCAGTCCCTATTACTTGGCACAGTGGCGCAGCAGCTACAGTTGTGGCGGCTTCTGGCGGTTATCCAGGGGATTATCAAAAAGGCAAAGTCATTACAGGCATTGACGCAGCCGAAACAGCCAAAGTCACCGTATTTCATGCCGGGACAAAATTAAACGACCAACAGCAAGTAGTAACTGATGGTGGAAGAGTATTGAATGTGACAGGCACAGGCGAAAACTTTCAACAAGCGATCGCCCAAGCTTACACAGGGCTGAAATCTATTCAGTTTGAAGGAATATATTATAGGAGAGACATTGGTCATAGAGTGCTGAGTGCTGAGTAA
- a CDS encoding CHAT domain-containing protein, whose amino-acid sequence MHFKFRKYALIILLTTTLSINLDLPKLNFLLNSNLAASAQTPDVRKAEADKLLQQGIQQYQTSQFQAALQSWQQALNIYREIKDRKGEGQSLGSLGLAYQSLGDYPKAIEYQQQSLAIAREIKDRLGEGAALGNLGNAYYSLGDYPKAIEYQQQSLAIAREIKDRLGEGQSLGNLGNAYLYLGDYSKAIEYQQQRLAIAREIKDRKGEGAALGNLGLAYLYLRDYSKAIEYQQQLLAIAREIKDRQDEGAALGNLGNAYLYLGDYPKAIKYQQQSLAIAREIKNRQGEGNALGNLGLAYLYLGDYPKAIEYQQQLLAIAREIKDRLGEGISLNNLGLACYKSGNLSAAEKTLYDGIKVWESLRDKKLPDTNKVSLFEQQSRTYRTLQEVLIAQKKTDAALEISERGRARAFVELLSSRLNKDSNKMKSLSAPTISEMKQIAKQHYSTLVQYSVIDDDFQVEGKPTAQESELYIWVIKPNGEVKFHRQDLKPLWQKQNTNLSNLVKSILGTNTRLWKKPLQQLHEILIQPIAQELPKDPNAHVIFIPQASLFFVPFPALKDADNKYLIEKHTILTAPSIQVLDLTHKQRIQTQNISSQNALVVGNPIMPRVAYKPGDKPEQLEALPGAEIEAKEIARLLNTKAIIGKDATKNQILKLLPKARIIHLATHGWADDIRGLGSWIALAPNPTNQQEIGNGLLTAEEILDLKLQAELFVISACETGRGRITGDGVIGLSRSIISAGVPSVLVSLWLVPDEETQLLMTEFYQHLQKNPDKAQALRQAMLDRIKENSLPINWAAFTLIGEA is encoded by the coding sequence ATGCACTTCAAATTCCGCAAATATGCCCTCATCATCTTGCTGACTACAACTCTCAGCATCAACTTAGATTTACCCAAACTAAATTTTCTCCTCAACTCCAACTTAGCCGCTTCAGCACAAACCCCAGATGTACGGAAAGCAGAAGCAGATAAACTTTTGCAGCAGGGTATTCAGCAGTATCAAACCAGTCAATTTCAAGCAGCGTTACAATCTTGGCAACAAGCACTTAATATTTATCGAGAAATCAAAGACCGTAAAGGTGAAGGACAGTCACTAGGCAGTCTCGGTCTTGCTTACCAGTCTTTAGGAGACTACCCCAAAGCCATAGAATACCAGCAACAGAGTTTAGCCATCGCCCGTGAAATCAAAGACCGTCTCGGTGAAGGTGCAGCACTAGGCAATCTCGGTAATGCTTACTATTCTTTAGGAGACTACCCCAAAGCCATAGAATACCAGCAGCAGAGTTTAGCCATCGCCCGTGAAATCAAAGACCGTCTCGGTGAAGGACAGTCACTAGGCAATCTTGGTAATGCTTACTTATATCTAGGAGACTACTCCAAAGCCATAGAATACCAGCAGCAGCGTTTAGCCATCGCCCGTGAAATCAAAGACCGTAAAGGTGAGGGTGCAGCACTAGGCAATCTCGGTCTTGCTTACTTATATCTAAGAGACTACTCCAAAGCTATAGAATACCAGCAGCAACTGTTAGCCATCGCGCGGGAAATCAAAGACCGTCAGGATGAAGGTGCAGCACTAGGCAATCTCGGTAATGCTTACTTATATCTAGGAGACTACCCCAAAGCCATAAAATATCAGCAGCAGAGTTTAGCCATCGCCCGTGAAATCAAAAACCGTCAGGGTGAAGGTAATGCACTAGGAAATCTCGGTCTTGCTTACTTGTATCTAGGAGACTACCCAAAAGCCATAGAATATCAGCAGCAACTGTTAGCCATCGCGCGGGAAATCAAAGACCGTCTCGGTGAGGGAATTTCTTTAAATAATCTAGGGCTTGCTTGCTACAAATCTGGTAATCTCTCAGCAGCAGAAAAAACGCTGTATGACGGAATTAAAGTTTGGGAATCTCTGCGAGATAAAAAATTACCTGATACTAATAAAGTTTCACTTTTTGAGCAACAAAGTCGTACTTACCGCACTTTACAAGAAGTCCTCATTGCCCAAAAGAAAACCGATGCAGCTTTAGAAATATCCGAACGTGGTCGTGCTAGAGCGTTTGTTGAGTTACTCTCATCTCGCTTGAATAAAGATAGCAACAAAATGAAATCGCTCTCTGCACCCACAATCAGCGAGATGAAACAAATTGCCAAACAGCACTACTCTACCTTGGTGCAATATTCAGTTATTGACGATGACTTCCAAGTAGAAGGTAAACCAACAGCACAAGAATCAGAACTTTATATTTGGGTAATCAAACCTAACGGTGAAGTCAAATTCCATCGCCAAGACCTCAAACCATTGTGGCAAAAACAAAACACCAATCTGTCCAATTTAGTTAAAAGTATTCTCGGCACAAACACTCGTCTTTGGAAAAAACCTCTACAGCAACTCCATGAAATTCTGATCCAACCAATCGCCCAAGAATTACCCAAAGACCCTAACGCTCATGTTATTTTCATCCCTCAAGCATCTCTATTTTTTGTGCCTTTCCCAGCCCTAAAAGATGCAGACAATAAATACCTCATTGAAAAACATACCATCCTCACTGCACCATCAATTCAAGTCTTAGATTTAACTCATAAACAACGCATCCAAACACAAAACATATCTAGTCAAAATGCCTTAGTTGTCGGTAATCCCATCATGCCCCGTGTCGCTTACAAACCTGGCGACAAACCCGAACAATTAGAAGCTTTACCCGGTGCAGAAATTGAAGCTAAAGAAATTGCGCGGCTATTAAATACCAAAGCCATCATCGGTAAAGATGCAACCAAAAACCAAATTTTAAAACTTCTACCAAAAGCCCGAATTATCCATTTAGCAACGCATGGATGGGCTGATGATATTCGCGGTTTAGGAAGTTGGATTGCATTAGCACCAAATCCAACAAATCAACAAGAAATAGGTAATGGCTTACTAACTGCTGAAGAAATATTAGATTTAAAACTGCAAGCCGAATTATTTGTCATCAGTGCTTGTGAAACTGGAAGGGGACGCATCACAGGCGATGGTGTAATTGGTTTATCTCGTTCAATAATTTCTGCTGGTGTTCCTAGTGTGTTAGTTTCCCTGTGGTTAGTTCCCGATGAAGAAACGCAGTTACTCATGACTGAGTTTTATCAACATCTGCAAAAAAATCCAGATAAAGCCCAAGCATTACGCCAAGCTATGCTAGACAGAATTAAAGAAAATTCTCTACCAATTAACTGGGCAGCATTTACATTAATTGGCGAAGCGTAA
- a CDS encoding leucine zipper domain-containing protein: MTPDEIAVTLTEFFGTESIAAIAPGSWQVDSPSFRLLVLLSEDQTWLRVLLPIVPLQEAETFLTQFLEANFDETQETRYAVYDSVVWGVYHHNMGTLVSADFANAISRLLSLHKAGLNDVFNRFIENRLRKIIQAAKQQGQSLQATMQNLERFYAEGLMGEINQSANDREQVLATWQYQLERLWNEI; this comes from the coding sequence ATGACACCTGACGAAATTGCGGTAACACTAACAGAATTCTTTGGTACAGAAAGTATAGCTGCGATCGCACCTGGATCTTGGCAAGTAGACTCACCTAGTTTTCGGCTGTTAGTGCTGCTGTCAGAAGACCAAACTTGGCTGCGAGTGTTATTGCCAATTGTACCCCTACAAGAAGCGGAAACATTTTTAACCCAATTTTTAGAAGCCAACTTTGATGAAACTCAAGAAACCCGTTACGCAGTTTATGACAGCGTAGTTTGGGGAGTCTATCACCATAATATGGGTACATTAGTGAGTGCGGATTTTGCAAATGCTATTTCTAGACTGCTGTCTCTACATAAAGCTGGTTTAAATGATGTCTTCAATCGATTTATTGAAAACCGCCTCCGCAAAATTATCCAAGCCGCAAAACAGCAAGGACAATCTCTACAAGCCACAATGCAAAACTTAGAAAGATTTTATGCAGAAGGTTTAATGGGTGAAATTAACCAATCTGCTAACGATAGAGAACAAGTATTAGCCACTTGGCAATATCAACTAGAACGCCTTTGGAATGAAATATAG
- the nadA gene encoding quinolinate synthase NadA, translated as MFTTAFAPKNQTQSGELPRDLFAAIEDLKKELNAVILAHYYQEPDIQDIADFIGDSLQLAKAAAQTNADVIVFAGVHFMAETAKILNPDKLVLLPDLTAGCSLADSCPPKEFAAFKAAHPDHLVVSYINCSADIKAMSDIICTSSNAVKIVQQIPKDQPIIFAPDRNLGRYVMEQTGRDLVLWQGSCIVHETFSEKKIVQLKIAHPQAEAIAHPECETSVLRHANYIGSTAALLKYCQTSPAQEFIVATEPGIIHQMQKFAPDKHFIPAPPTNNCNCNECPFMRLNTLEKLYLAMKNRAPEITMSEEIRLAALRPMQRMLEMSN; from the coding sequence GTGTTTACAACTGCATTTGCACCAAAAAACCAAACCCAATCAGGTGAACTACCACGAGATTTATTTGCTGCTATTGAGGATTTGAAAAAAGAACTCAATGCGGTAATCTTGGCGCATTACTATCAAGAACCAGATATTCAAGATATTGCAGATTTTATTGGTGATTCGTTACAACTGGCGAAAGCCGCAGCCCAGACAAATGCAGATGTAATTGTCTTTGCTGGCGTACACTTTATGGCAGAAACAGCCAAAATTCTCAATCCTGATAAGTTAGTACTGTTACCTGATTTAACTGCTGGTTGTTCTTTAGCAGATAGTTGTCCACCAAAGGAATTTGCGGCGTTTAAAGCAGCCCATCCTGATCATTTGGTGGTTTCGTATATCAACTGCTCTGCTGACATTAAGGCAATGAGCGATATTATTTGTACTAGTTCTAATGCTGTCAAAATTGTGCAGCAGATACCTAAAGACCAGCCAATTATTTTTGCCCCAGACAGAAATTTAGGGCGCTATGTCATGGAACAAACTGGCAGAGATTTGGTACTGTGGCAAGGTAGCTGTATTGTCCATGAAACCTTTTCCGAAAAGAAAATCGTCCAGTTAAAAATAGCACATCCCCAAGCGGAGGCGATCGCTCACCCAGAATGTGAAACTAGCGTTTTGCGCCACGCTAATTATATTGGTTCAACGGCAGCTTTACTCAAATATTGTCAAACCAGCCCCGCCCAAGAATTTATTGTGGCGACAGAACCGGGAATTATTCACCAAATGCAAAAATTTGCGCCAGATAAGCATTTTATTCCTGCGCCACCAACAAATAATTGTAACTGTAATGAGTGTCCTTTTATGCGACTCAATACATTAGAAAAACTGTATTTAGCGATGAAAAACCGCGCTCCTGAAATTACAATGTCTGAAGAGATTCGACTAGCGGCGCTACGTCCTATGCAACGGATGTTAGAAATGAGTAATTAG
- a CDS encoding nucleotidyltransferase family protein codes for MNIYEILGAKREEILQIAAKYGAYNIRIFGSVARREADVNSDVDFLVEMEPGRSLFDLGGLLMELQEILGCQVDVVTEKGLRSRIRERVLSEAVPL; via the coding sequence ATGAATATCTATGAAATATTGGGAGCCAAACGGGAAGAAATTTTGCAAATTGCGGCAAAATATGGAGCTTATAATATAAGAATTTTTGGCTCAGTAGCCCGTCGTGAAGCAGATGTTAACAGTGATGTTGATTTTTTAGTTGAAATGGAGCCAGGACGTAGCCTTTTTGATTTGGGTGGATTATTGATGGAGTTACAAGAAATACTTGGTTGTCAAGTTGATGTTGTTACAGAAAAAGGATTGCGATCGCGTATTCGAGAGCGAGTATTAAGTGAGGCAGTTCCTTTGTGA
- a CDS encoding NAD-dependent epimerase/dehydratase family protein — MAKIIVTGAAGFIGSHVAEVLLKQGEEVIGIDEFNDYYDPILKRKNIALLNCWSNFKLIEGNIQFLDWQNLLQDVEIIYHQAAQAGVRASWGDGFRAYTERNINSTQVLLEAAKDAKHLKRLVFASTSSVYGDAETLPTHESICPHPVSPYGITKLAAERLCGLYQKNFNVPVVALRYFTVYGPRQRPDMAFHKFFKAVLQDEAIPIYGDGQQTRDFTFVSDVVAANLAAASAAEAVGKIFNIGGGSRVVLTEVLDTMAEIVGQPIKKNYIEKAMGDARHTAADISQAQKVLGYQPQVSLREGLAQEWQWVKGLY; from the coding sequence ATGGCTAAAATTATTGTGACGGGAGCAGCAGGTTTTATTGGTTCTCATGTTGCAGAAGTACTGCTAAAACAAGGAGAAGAAGTAATTGGGATTGATGAGTTTAATGATTACTACGATCCGATATTAAAACGTAAGAACATTGCTCTTTTAAACTGCTGGTCTAACTTTAAATTAATTGAAGGAAATATTCAGTTTTTAGATTGGCAAAATTTACTCCAAGATGTAGAAATTATTTATCATCAAGCAGCCCAAGCCGGAGTTAGGGCGAGTTGGGGTGATGGTTTCCGTGCTTATACTGAACGGAATATTAATTCGACACAAGTTTTATTAGAAGCAGCTAAGGATGCAAAACACCTGAAAAGATTAGTGTTTGCTTCTACATCCAGCGTTTACGGTGATGCGGAAACTTTACCCACCCACGAAAGTATTTGTCCCCATCCGGTTTCACCTTATGGTATTACCAAGTTAGCCGCAGAAAGGTTGTGTGGACTTTATCAGAAGAACTTTAATGTGCCTGTTGTGGCATTGCGCTATTTTACGGTTTATGGGCCGAGACAGCGCCCAGATATGGCATTTCATAAATTTTTCAAGGCTGTTTTGCAGGATGAAGCTATTCCGATTTATGGGGATGGACAGCAAACACGGGATTTTACGTTTGTAAGTGATGTTGTGGCGGCAAATTTGGCGGCGGCGAGTGCAGCAGAGGCTGTAGGTAAAATTTTTAACATTGGCGGTGGTAGCCGAGTTGTGTTAACTGAAGTATTAGATACAATGGCGGAAATTGTCGGTCAGCCGATTAAGAAAAACTACATTGAAAAAGCAATGGGAGATGCACGCCACACGGCGGCGGATATATCCCAAGCGCAGAAAGTTTTGGGGTATCAGCCGCAAGTTTCGCTGCGGGAGGGTTTGGCACAAGAATGGCAGTGGGTGAAGGGATTATATTAA
- a CDS encoding type II toxin-antitoxin system VapC family toxin, with protein MIVLDTNVLSELMKPQGSIVVRNWSSQQPVESLFTTTITQAEILYGINILPEGKRKYEIYQAATLMFTEDFLGRILPFDESAAVAFANISAQRRLSGNPISQADAQIAAICYCHNAAIATRNVSDFIGCEILIINPWENKSL; from the coding sequence ATGATTGTTCTTGATACTAACGTATTGTCAGAACTCATGAAACCCCAAGGGTCTATAGTAGTTCGTAATTGGTCATCCCAACAGCCTGTAGAAAGTTTGTTCACTACAACAATCACACAAGCGGAAATTCTCTATGGGATAAATATTCTACCAGAAGGAAAACGTAAATATGAAATCTACCAAGCTGCCACTTTAATGTTTACAGAAGACTTTTTAGGTCGTATTTTGCCATTTGATGAATCTGCTGCGGTAGCTTTTGCTAATATTTCAGCCCAAAGAAGACTCAGTGGTAATCCTATTTCTCAAGCTGATGCTCAAATTGCTGCTATTTGTTATTGCCATAATGCAGCCATAGCAACTCGTAATGTTAGTGATTTTATAGGCTGTGAAATTTTGATCATTAATCCTTGGGAGAATAAATCTTTGTAA
- a CDS encoding high light inducible protein, whose product METRETRSSTDLPAVANAYNGRDRNEFLFGWTPQAELWNGRLAAIGFLAYLLWDLAGYSVVRDVLHLIGY is encoded by the coding sequence ATGGAAACTCGTGAAACTCGTTCCTCTACAGATTTACCAGCAGTTGCTAATGCTTATAATGGCCGCGATCGCAATGAATTTTTGTTTGGTTGGACTCCCCAAGCCGAATTATGGAATGGTCGTTTAGCCGCAATTGGTTTTTTAGCTTATTTACTCTGGGACTTAGCCGGCTATAGCGTAGTTCGTGATGTCCTGCACTTGATTGGTTACTAA
- a CDS encoding DUF433 domain-containing protein, producing MVAASSQEPKIIRTELGLTIAGTRITLYDVMDYLKAQYPPKLIREKLGLNDEQINSALAYIGTHQTEVEAEYQECLQTAMEIRQYWEERNREHFAKIAAMPPKPDQEVLRAKLQAWKARIELD from the coding sequence ATGGTAGCCGCATCCAGCCAAGAACCAAAAATCATTCGCACAGAACTTGGATTGACGATCGCAGGTACACGCATCACACTTTACGACGTGATGGATTATCTAAAGGCTCAGTATCCACCAAAACTGATTCGTGAGAAGCTTGGTCTTAATGATGAGCAGATTAATTCAGCCTTAGCATACATTGGAACTCATCAGACAGAAGTTGAGGCAGAATACCAAGAATGTCTGCAAACAGCAATGGAAATTCGCCAATATTGGGAAGAGCGAAATCGAGAACACTTTGCAAAAATTGCTGCAATGCCTCCTAAACCTGATCAAGAAGTCCTACGTGCAAAACTTCAAGCCTGGAAAGCACGCATTGAGCTTGATTGA
- a CDS encoding DUF86 domain-containing protein, which yields MLLEAIERIDKYAVQGREAFEENELIQTWFIQHLQIIGEASRVLSADIREENPGVPWSQMIGMRNILTHNYFEIDLDVVWLVVERELPNLKPQIEAILQTLS from the coding sequence ATCCTCTTAGAAGCAATCGAACGTATCGATAAATATGCAGTTCAAGGTCGGGAAGCTTTTGAAGAAAACGAACTAATTCAAACTTGGTTTATTCAACACCTCCAAATTATTGGAGAAGCATCGCGTGTATTATCTGCCGATATTCGTGAAGAAAATCCAGGTGTTCCTTGGTCACAAATGATTGGGATGCGAAACATTTTAACTCATAATTACTTTGAAATCGATTTAGATGTTGTTTGGTTGGTTGTTGAACGGGAATTACCTAACCTTAAACCTCAAATTGAAGCAATTTTACAAACATTATCTTGA
- a CDS encoding Rab family GTPase, with product MLQKKICMVGAFATGKTSLVSRFIYSIFSDRYYTTVGVKIDKKTLNLQGNQVNLILWDLYGEDEFQKVRMSYLRGSSGYILVVDGTRRNTLDKAFELQTKVEETIGKVPFILVFNKWDMTEEWEFEPQELDSILSKGWNVIKTSAKTGQGVEEVFQTLAHQIINR from the coding sequence ATGCTGCAAAAGAAAATATGTATGGTGGGTGCATTTGCCACTGGCAAAACTAGTTTAGTATCAAGGTTTATCTATAGTATTTTTTCTGATAGATATTATACGACTGTTGGAGTCAAAATTGATAAAAAAACTCTCAATTTGCAAGGAAATCAGGTTAACTTAATTCTTTGGGATCTCTACGGTGAAGATGAGTTTCAAAAAGTCAGAATGTCTTATCTTAGAGGTTCATCCGGTTATATTTTAGTTGTAGATGGGACAAGGCGCAATACTCTAGATAAAGCTTTTGAGTTACAAACTAAAGTAGAAGAAACTATTGGTAAGGTACCTTTTATTTTAGTCTTTAACAAATGGGATATGACAGAGGAGTGGGAATTTGAACCCCAGGAGTTAGATAGTATTCTCAGCAAAGGCTGGAATGTGATTAAAACGAGTGCTAAAACAGGACAGGGTGTGGAAGAAGTTTTTCAAACACTTGCTCATCAAATCATCAATCGATAA